The Bombina bombina isolate aBomBom1 chromosome 9, aBomBom1.pri, whole genome shotgun sequence sequence taattttttattaggttaaaaaaaaaaaagaatgtgcagAAGCCAACCTTTGGGTcgatgaatttaaaaataaataacaattattctgaacaagtttttttaatttgaataattttatgtatatttttaatttattttgtttctaatttgCTGTTGGAtaaataaataatcattatattttAGTGTCAAAGCAAACTTCTTTTAAGACATTTACAAATAATATACACAATGATTGTAGAGACAAGTGATACTATGGTTTAAACATCTACAGCAGATAATCATATTTTTGGTAAGGGGAGAAGGTAATTAGAGGAGTACGTCAAATTAATTTTCCTTAATTGCAACATGTGACGGCAACGcttgtgtttaattttaaaaaacacatccttttgtatttaaaaagtgttcaaaagtattttacaaaaaataatggacattctaatgaaatatatacatGCTCTATTTCATTAAATAATGCAATGTTTGCATTAtctgcaatggggttaaacacatacataagTCCCCAAGCATTGCATTTTCAGAGGAGAACATGATTGGTCAATCAGGGAAGCTTTTTGCAAGAACTACCAATCACTGGTCATGTTCCACTTGGGAACTGCAGTGTTTGTGGCTACCACTAAAGAATTTACCTATGTAGTTAACCCTTTTGGACTGGTGTATGGCTGCTACCGGGCCACTGTTCCATGGAACTAAATCtgatccatataaatatatattaaaggacagtatatttgcataatcaacaaatgcatgataaaaagacaatgcaatagcatttagtctgaatttcaaatgagtagtagatttttttccgatATGTCGATTTGcattcctcttgtatcatgtgacagccaccagccaatcacaaatgcatataggtatattctgtgaattcttgcacatgctcagtaggaactggtgacacaaaaagtgtaaatctaaaaagactgtgcacattttataaatagaagttaattggaaagttctttaaaattacaagttcattctgaatcatgaaagattaattttgacttgactgtccctttaacaaaaagctAGACAGACATTGGGTCTATTCCAAGCAACtgaaaaatttgtgtttagtatctCTCATGACTTTTTGCATGGTTTATACATTTGAGTACATTACATTATATAAGAAAACTCTTTATTGTGCTTGGCCATTTGATTTTgtgccacattaaagggacatccatgtgtaagtgtgcatttcaattttaaatagaagtattttgcaatatacttccattggcaaagctgcttctagtaaaggttattacaAATGCTACATGTGATTAGAGGATtaggattcaaacaccatgcctattGATGGTGGTGTATATTACACTAGAGAATATTTAATTTGTGTCTTACAAGCCACTGTTGACTTTttaagaaggtgtggtgtttgaatgatgGTGCACGAAGCACTCTCAGCATAtatgcgtatgccgctgaaaaacgtTTGGACGGCACTTCTAGCCTATTTGCACGTTAACATTTTTGTGAATGCactgtttaaatattaaccccttaatgaccagcacctTACAGGGTACGGAGCTGGTCGTTTAGCCCCTAAGGACCAGTTCCGTACCCTGGGCTGTTAGCGcgtctgtctctcctctgtctgtatgaccgcgctatttctgcatgcgtCAGCagtgaggcagtgcagaaatagcataATGGTGAACACCCCAGGCTAGTAATCACAAGGACAGGGTGTCCTTGTGATCCCATGCCTGTCAGTGGGGTCCCTCAATTCATGAAATACACACTGCAATCAGGAAGCCTGCATATAAGGCTCGCCAGCAGCAGTACAGTAactattaaaaatgacaaattactGTGTATACAATAACTTTGAAATCCAGTCACAGTAATTATATACATTAAATGGAGCCTATAAACGTgcatgctgcaatgcatgctggtatcaggttcagtggccaatcactggatgcctcaggagGCATCCAAGTGATGCAAAAAAAAAGTAGActatggtcatgtgatcactgtgagaGTCAGTCACAGGGATCACATGTCGAAATTGTCTGTTAACAATGACTTGTCTTGGCCCTTCCCTTCTCTCCCTGTGAACATGTACAGAtgtaaaatgtgtaaaatgtattttaataaagtgtttttatacattttctaaataaatattattttaataaagtttttttttttaaattttattttactaaAAAGTATTTGGGTTTTCAAAATGTGTTCATTATAAAATAAAGAGGACACTAAACAATAAGGGCTATATAAGCGGAGCTGTATTTCCCGCTCCCactctaactccgctagaagtaagcttttttgcgcacgttgggttacaagttaaaagtaaaaagtttttgcttacgGGCTAACCCGATCTTAGAATATTAcaattgcgttaacgtattcccaaaATAGAagtcaaagaaataaaaaaagtggggaaaaaccctactcgcacacaaacccaatcgtatattctcaagtgcgctaacccgacatttaaaactgtcattttgttagataaatataaATTGTTTCCCAATCCTGGGACACGTCCCTTAaaaatccttttaaagggacattaagcaatcCTACATTTCAAGCACCtgtcaccattttggaacctaggtttcactgcatgtatctgaaggagagttattgcacatgtgcaaacacatcagcactggattgtagtgaaagctagatttcaaaatggtggcacccatgacttgAGAGGCGGACGATAATCAATAATggggttataaaatgtatttagcgtttaatgtcctGTTAAATGTTGtttatttaactgtttttattgtTGCTAATTACAAATATACACAAGCTTCTGCGCACCAGCCAATTACTGTTCAGCATGTCAAGGTTCTCTATTACACGGCATGCATGGGGGGTAAAAACACTGCAATATCCAGAgttaaattgaagaaaaaaatgtgcaaaatgaaaaatatttattttgcatatttaaacacttagggccccatgtattaaatggtGTGCGGACAGGCTTTGttacatacgggcagcagatccGTTCGTCCGCTGGACCGTATGAATCATTAACACACTCTGATGAGactgcctgccccttcacttgctTAAtagtcaatcaccgagagcgagcgagttCTCGGTCATTTCttttcaccacctaagaggtggtgaagagtgtaggaagcagcggACTAATGaccctgcttcttacattgcggaaagcaggctTGCACAGGGGCGGACTGAGCAGCAGGGCAAATAGGATCTGGACCGAGGGTCCAGCATGTAGGGGGCCCAcgaatggcatctccatggctcctggtgtgatGCTCAAGCTGGggctgacagctgccctatcaattactaagcagttaagtgtgggtttagtgggggccctggccccCGAGAGGGGTTCTTGtgtctggatgtggggtttgttgctcagGGACCATAAAGTAAGGGGGCCCTATcgggggtctgttgctgtgagggccatggagtgtgggatcTGGTACTGGAGGCTGGAGACCCTGTCTCTGACCCTTGATGTGGTCTATGACCCTGGAggttgagtttaatgttcctttaactatgtATAACAAAGGCAATTTTGTTTTGGTGATACACTTCTACACTTGGGGTTCTTTGGAATTTATTTAATATAGACTAATGTATACATTCTATTTATAAACAATAAGTACACCTTAGCTAATTCAGTAATTCTCTTCACTAATAATAAAACCCAGTTAGAAATGGCTTGTGCGCTTTCTTGAacagaaaataattaatttatttttgctgTATGAACCCCTGAAAGTATGTTAAAAGTATGTTAATAGCTTTTACCATTTGGATTAATTTACAAAAGTGCTTCACATTTTATTACTTTTATCAGAATACCTGTAGTGAGAACATTTATTCATTTACTAGAAATGCATTTAAAACTAGTGCTGTTTTCAAGACAAAGACATAATGTACAGTAGATAAAGAATTATACAAAATCATCTATTTTATCATTAACATACATTTCATGTTTTATATATGAAACATTTCATTTTATTGTTACTATGGTAAATTAAGTCCATTATCAAAGGTTATGGAATCAATCTACAACACAaattgtttatactgtatatatatatatatatatatatatatatatatatataaaaccacacatatatatatatatatatatatatatatatatatatgtaaaatataaaaataccacAAAGAAAATTACAGACCAATAGGAACATTACTGCTATATACATAAACCCTAAAAAGAAAAATTACATCAAAATCTTTGAAGATGGTCCTTCAGAATTTCATATAGTAGATTTTTAGACAAACATATCAAATTTGTCCATCAACAACATTATGGCCTTGTTAATAAAAGAGTAGTATCATAAAATCATGTAAAATAATATGCGTCTTTCTTCAAGTATTTTAATTCAATCCCATAAAAGATTGTGTAAGCAACTTGAGCGGGCAATTCACAGCTTGGCATTCTTAAGCTTAATACTGTTAAGCTACATTAGTGCCATTCAAATGACTGGTTCACCATTTTGTAGAATCTTCTATTGTGCTCTCTGAAGTATGAATAAAGTTGTTCTAGAATAGTCTCATTTACAACAGGATGTGGGCGCCCCTTGGATTCATGTAAACATCTTTCTCTCCCATCGCTGCGGATACAGTAAAATCCCTTGGTTTGATTAAAGTAAAAATTTGTGGGCACAATTCTGGGTGGCAAATTAAGAAACCTTTCAACTTTCTGCAACTCCAAAAGAGGAGTTTTGATTAAAGTATCTCCGTCCACTATGTGAATTTGGTCCATATTAAAATACTTCAGCCATCTTTCCATATGCAAGTCATACAAGCTTCTCTGGATGGCTTTATATTTGGTATTAAGTGCACCATTTTTAATAACTATGTCCTCAAAAGACTGCACAGGCTTGTGGTTTTCTAGTCTGTTATAATATACTTGTGTATAATCAGATATAACTCTTTCAGTGGGGTCTCTCAATATAAGTAAAAGTTTAACAGAGCTATTCATGTCATGAATTCGTTCAGGTGCTTGTGGTGATGTAAAATAACCTGGTGTTTTCTCAATTGTAATCTGATTATCATAAGAAAATGGCATAAGACCTCTGTACCAATCAATTCCTTTCACATAATTTTCATCCCAGTCGAAAAAATGCACTTCCGTTGCTGCAACCACAATATTTGGGTGGATGTCCAACATCTCTAGTAAAGCTCTTGTCCCACCTTTACGAACACCTACAATTATTGTCTGAGGTATTCGACGGTTTGTACCAGGTGGCCGGACTTGTGATGAGTAATTTTCACTCTCATTACTAAATACTCCTACTTCATACCTAAGCGCCTCAAGAGCCGATACATTTTTTAGCAAATGGTGCTCAGCTGGAGCTGCCTGGTGAAGAGTTAGTGGAAGAAGAACATATATCAATAGATCGGCCATGTAGAGAGAGGTGAAGTGGTCAGTTACAAATACTGTTGTATTTTGCCACTAAAACCTTGAAAAGCTTTGCTGTTGATGTTTTAGATGAGAACCGTCTAAATATAATGGTTTTCTGAAGCATCTGAAAAGGAAAGAAAACATGaaattattataatataaatatatctgtcttctattaaacaaaacacaaataaaatatgacTTACACAGAAAATTCCTAAATCCTAAAAGGACAATTACATCTGTTCCTGCTTCTCTGCTAGTGAAGAAAAGTACAAAGTCACTGTTTAAGAATTATGCAGGATTAATGGGGGCCTGCTGATagcaatttattaaagggacagtaaacactagggatgtgcattcggatccttcaGTAGGATCCAAATGCGGAGAAAGGCGGCCATTcatggcattcggctcttttctgagccaattttatttttgtgaaagttccacacactaagatctggactgGCACATATCTTAGTGTATTGAGCTTTcataagaataaatctggctccaaaaatagCCGAATGCAATGACCAGCCACCTTCTTCTGAACTCAGATACTAACAAAGGATCCCTATTATaaactatggcctagtttccattgaggtggtaaattgtggaagctggtgataaaaacaattatttacattaaaatctatggggattTTTTAAGTTACCAACAGTTTACACAAGTTTCCACCTAAATGGAAACTAGGCTTCTATTttttaagcatagtattgaggttatatcctacctctctctagtcatgggtgccaccattttgaaatCTAACTTTCACTATATTCCAGTGATGACATGTTTGTACATGTGCAACAActctcagatacctgcagtgtaacctagattccataatggcagcacccataataagAGGCAGGGGCatgaatgtatttagtgttttgtgtccctttaaagaatatggtAAACATCTCAAAGCTACCCCACTCTTATAAATGCCAcatcaaaaataaagtaaaatgtaacaatgattttgtttttaattacaaCAAACCCTAGTTGTAATACACACTGTAGCTTTGTTCAACTTTAAATAATTCCCCTGTTCTTCTGTTGCTACCTATGCATAACTACTCCAGTTTGGCAACGTAGCAAAGATAAAGTCTATTCTTTAGTGTACCAATTAGTTGTTTATGGATCATTGGCTCATCTGAGTTACTTTTCTCATTCAAAATGGCTTCTTCTGAAGAATCCAGCTTTGTtcagataatggggcctatctaccaagctccgaaaggagcttgacggcccgtgtttctggcgagtcttcagactcgccagaaacagcagttatgaagcagcggtcacaaagaccgctgctccataaccctgtccacctgctctaagcaggcggacaggaatcgtaacaattcaacccgatcgagtatgattaggttgattgacacctcctgctggcagcccattggccgcgagtctgcagggggcggcgttgcaccagcagctcttgtgcgctgctggtgaaatgttaaatgcggagagagtattgctctccgcattcagcgatgtcttgcggacctgatccacactgtcggatcaggtccgcaagacatttcttaaatatgcctcatagtgtTGGACAAAGTCAGATTTCAGTTCTGTTTGAGAAAATGGTGTATAAATGAATACACTTGTCTGACTTTAACAATTTCATGTTTCTTTTGCATATTACTCCAGATTACAAAAGGTAGGTGATTTTAAATTGTGCACCTCTATATCCCCTTCTCTGCTTCTTGCCCAAAGATGAAGAAAAGTAACTGAGATGAGTCAGTGATACAAAAGGTGATTCAGCCcatttatgttgtgtatatatatccatgtttccaaaacttaaagggacatggaacccattttttctcatgattcaggtagggcatacagtttttaacaactttccaatttacttctattaacacatgtgctttgttctcttggtatcctttgtttaaaagcatacctatgtaggctcaggcaTAAGCGTTTCACTGTGCTGTCTGCGCTCCTCCCGCAGTCCTGTGTAGTGAACggagcccggcacaatggagagtgggcgggggacacacccctgttGAAGTAATCCAATCAGGTAGGCAGCCTCttcaggctcaggagcagcaatgcactactggaagttagctactgattggtgactgctcATATATgtgtcacccaatgtgttcagctagctcccagtagtgaatttgctgctctttcagtaaaggataccaagataattaagccaatttgatcatggaagttaatagggaagttgtttaaaattgtatgtgctgtctaaattttaaaagaaaaatttagggtatcatatccctttaactgtttgtaTTGGTCATTGTATGTCCTACAAAAACATGCAAGATATGTACACTTTCcatttcttcttaaagggatatgaagcccaatttatttcttttaggattcagatagagcatgtgattttaagcaactttctaatttactcctatgatcaatttttctttgttctctaaatatagccaccagttAGCAaccactacccagggtgctgaactaaaaatgggcagtctcctaagcttacattcctgcttttttccaatcacgatgccaagagaatgaagaaaaaatgataataggagtaaattaaaaagttgcttaaaattgcaagctctatctgaatcatgaacaaaaaatgtgggtttcatattcctttaaagggacattaaacaattgcTTTTTGGTCTTTCTAGGGAGCGTATGCTTTTGCCCATGTTTCCCAGAAAGGCcaaaaaagcaaattctataactTGAAAATGAATAGCAGGTTTAGGCCATTTTCAGCATTTCGAAAAGTAGGTTGCATATTTTGCTTTTAGGGCGATCTAGCAAAAATTTGGGTTGGACAAAGCACACATTTTACACAAAGGTAAAATGTGTTCATTTAAACACCTCTTCTTGCATGTAAAACGTgagcttgtcccacactccctaaagaggcctaaaagcaaattctgtaacaacTTTTCTTTAAAAATGCTACAAATTTCTTCCTGGATCTTGCtttttatatgttatgtatattCTGTTATAGTCAACTCTATAGCTATGCCAGCAGAATGATTTGATCATAGTAACTCTATCCAAGATCACTCAAACTGATTGAATATCAGTGGCTGACTTTAAACTATTATAAAAATACCCGAAGGTGCACTGTCAAGATCAATTAGTCTCACATAAATTATTGTTTGATAAACACAACCGTGCCTCTGTCTATTTAAGTGGTTTGGTAAAATGCCAATGAGAGGCTCTGAAAAAGACAGCATTTTTATATACGTGAACGTCTGCTGACCATCACGTAGTGTTACAAAGGTTCTGGTAATTGCCAAATGTTAATTAGGAAACAGAATGACCTAGGCAATTACCCATTAGTTTGAGTAGAACAAAATTGCCAACTGTTAAAAGgccattttgaaaaaaataaataaacgtgtgctaccaaaatgtcactgATTAGCTGACTACTGCCAACATTTCACACTGTCACATCGTTT is a genomic window containing:
- the LOC128639566 gene encoding heparan sulfate glucosamine 3-O-sulfotransferase 1-like, whose translation is MADLLIYVLLPLTLHQAAPAEHHLLKNVSALEALRYEVGVFSNESENYSSQVRPPGTNRRIPQTIIVGVRKGGTRALLEMLDIHPNIVVAATEVHFFDWDENYVKGIDWYRGLMPFSYDNQITIEKTPGYFTSPQAPERIHDMNSSVKLLLILRDPTERVISDYTQVYYNRLENHKPVQSFEDIVIKNGALNTKYKAIQRSLYDLHMERWLKYFNMDQIHIVDGDTLIKTPLLELQKVERFLNLPPRIVPTNFYFNQTKGFYCIRSDGRERCLHESKGRPHPVVNETILEQLYSYFREHNRRFYKMVNQSFEWH